In a single window of the Podarcis raffonei isolate rPodRaf1 chromosome 14, rPodRaf1.pri, whole genome shotgun sequence genome:
- the CCNB2 gene encoding G2/mitotic-specific cyclin-B2 isoform X4, protein MLDFGISVSPCGKITAQMLNHLKKDMTVDHGKTRSLLNGSRGPLQEISNRMVTQRPKGFKVQQRVFPFYLDGTEINGRMRAILVDWLIQLHARFQLMQDTLYMCVAIIDRFLQAQPVSRKELQLVGVTAMLLAAKYEEIYPPSILDFVYMTDRAYTPTQIRATEQKILKELNFALGRPLPLHFLRRIAKVSDASAESYLLAKYLMELTLLDYNMVHYNPSEVAAAAICLSQKVFSEGQWNPKLCYYTGYEEESLTPVMEHMAKNVVRVNRNLTKHLAVKNKYSSSKFLRISTIPQLNSSSIKDFAAPLLGEARQLM, encoded by the exons atgctggattttggcatcagtgtcAGCCCTTgcggaaagataactgcccag ATGCTAAACCATCTGAAGAAAGACATGACAGTAGATCATGGCAAGACCCGCAGCCTGTTGAATGGTTCACGGGGACCTTTGCAAGAAATCAGCAACAGGATGGTGACCCAAAGACCCAAAGGATTCAAG GTCCAGCAGCGTGTCTTTCCCTTCTACCTTGATGGCACAGAGATCAATGGGCGGATGCGGGCCATTCTTGTTGACTGGCTGATCCAGCTCCATGCAAGGTTCCAACTTATGCAGGACACTCTCTACATGTGTGTGGCCATCATAGATCGCTTCTTGCAA GCTCAGCCTGTCTCCCGCAAGGAACTCCAGTTGGTCGGTGTTACTGCGATGCTTCTGGCTGCAAAATATGAAGAGATCTATCCACCAAGTATTTTGGATTTTGTCTACATGACCGACCGAGCATACACACCGACTCAGATCCGGGCAACGGAGCAGAAGATCCTTAAGGAGCTTAACTTTGCCTTAGGAAGACCGCTACCACTCCACTTCCTGAGGCGAATAGCCAAAGTTTCTGAT GCATCTGCTGAATCGTACCTGCTAGCAAAGTACCTGATGGAACTGacccttttggactacaatatgGTGCATTATAATCCTTCAGAGGTTGCAGCTGCAGCAATTTGTCTGTCTCAGAAGGTCTTCTCAGAAGGCCAGTGG AACCCCAAGCTGTGCTATTATACTGGATATGAAGAGGAGAGTCTTACCCCTGTGATGGAGCACATGGCCAAGAATGTTGTCAGAGTCAACAGGAATCTAACAAAACACCTT GCTGTCAAGAACAAATATTCTAGCAGCAAATTCCTGAGGATCAGCACTATCCCTCAGCTGAACTCCAGCAGCATTAAAGACTTTGCAGCGCCTTTGCTGGGTGAAGCCAGGCAGCTGATGTGA
- the CCNB2 gene encoding G2/mitotic-specific cyclin-B2 isoform X3, translating into MLDFGISVSPCGKITAQMLNHLKKDMTVDHGKTRSLLNGSRGPLQEISNRMVTQRPKGFKDPNSFSMEVELCQAFSEMLRGNIEDIDAGDREDPQMCSDYVKDIYQYLRQLEVQQRVFPFYLDGTEINGRMRAILVDWLIQLHARFQLMQDTLYMCVAIIDRFLQAQPVSRKELQLVGVTAMLLAAKYEEIYPPSILDFVYMTDRAYTPTQIRATEQKILKELNFALGRPLPLHFLRRIAKVSDASAESYLLAKYLMELTLLDYNMVHYNPSEVAAAAICLSQKVFSEGQWAVKNKYSSSKFLRISTIPQLNSSSIKDFAAPLLGEARQLM; encoded by the exons atgctggattttggcatcagtgtcAGCCCTTgcggaaagataactgcccag ATGCTAAACCATCTGAAGAAAGACATGACAGTAGATCATGGCAAGACCCGCAGCCTGTTGAATGGTTCACGGGGACCTTTGCAAGAAATCAGCAACAGGATGGTGACCCAAAGACCCAAAGGATTCAAG GATCCCAATTCATTCTCTATGGAAGTGGAATTGTGCCAAGCCTTTTCTGAGATGCTGCGGGGCAATATAGAAGATATTGATGCTGGTGACAGGGAGGACCCCCAGATGTGCAGTGACTACGTGAAGGATATCTACCAGTACCTGAGGCAACTGGAG GTCCAGCAGCGTGTCTTTCCCTTCTACCTTGATGGCACAGAGATCAATGGGCGGATGCGGGCCATTCTTGTTGACTGGCTGATCCAGCTCCATGCAAGGTTCCAACTTATGCAGGACACTCTCTACATGTGTGTGGCCATCATAGATCGCTTCTTGCAA GCTCAGCCTGTCTCCCGCAAGGAACTCCAGTTGGTCGGTGTTACTGCGATGCTTCTGGCTGCAAAATATGAAGAGATCTATCCACCAAGTATTTTGGATTTTGTCTACATGACCGACCGAGCATACACACCGACTCAGATCCGGGCAACGGAGCAGAAGATCCTTAAGGAGCTTAACTTTGCCTTAGGAAGACCGCTACCACTCCACTTCCTGAGGCGAATAGCCAAAGTTTCTGAT GCATCTGCTGAATCGTACCTGCTAGCAAAGTACCTGATGGAACTGacccttttggactacaatatgGTGCATTATAATCCTTCAGAGGTTGCAGCTGCAGCAATTTGTCTGTCTCAGAAGGTCTTCTCAGAAGGCCAGTGG GCTGTCAAGAACAAATATTCTAGCAGCAAATTCCTGAGGATCAGCACTATCCCTCAGCTGAACTCCAGCAGCATTAAAGACTTTGCAGCGCCTTTGCTGGGTGAAGCCAGGCAGCTGATGTGA
- the CCNB2 gene encoding G2/mitotic-specific cyclin-B2 isoform X1, giving the protein MLDFGISVSPCGKITAQMLNHLKKDMTVDHGKTRSLLNGSRGPLQEISNRMVTQRPKGFKDPNSFSMEVELCQAFSEMLRGNIEDIDAGDREDPQMCSDYVKDIYQYLRQLEVQQRVFPFYLDGTEINGRMRAILVDWLIQLHARFQLMQDTLYMCVAIIDRFLQAQPVSRKELQLVGVTAMLLAAKYEEIYPPSILDFVYMTDRAYTPTQIRATEQKILKELNFALGRPLPLHFLRRIAKVSDASAESYLLAKYLMELTLLDYNMVHYNPSEVAAAAICLSQKVFSEGQWNPKLCYYTGYEEESLTPVMEHMAKNVVRVNRNLTKHLAVKNKYSSSKFLRISTIPQLNSSSIKDFAAPLLGEARQLM; this is encoded by the exons atgctggattttggcatcagtgtcAGCCCTTgcggaaagataactgcccag ATGCTAAACCATCTGAAGAAAGACATGACAGTAGATCATGGCAAGACCCGCAGCCTGTTGAATGGTTCACGGGGACCTTTGCAAGAAATCAGCAACAGGATGGTGACCCAAAGACCCAAAGGATTCAAG GATCCCAATTCATTCTCTATGGAAGTGGAATTGTGCCAAGCCTTTTCTGAGATGCTGCGGGGCAATATAGAAGATATTGATGCTGGTGACAGGGAGGACCCCCAGATGTGCAGTGACTACGTGAAGGATATCTACCAGTACCTGAGGCAACTGGAG GTCCAGCAGCGTGTCTTTCCCTTCTACCTTGATGGCACAGAGATCAATGGGCGGATGCGGGCCATTCTTGTTGACTGGCTGATCCAGCTCCATGCAAGGTTCCAACTTATGCAGGACACTCTCTACATGTGTGTGGCCATCATAGATCGCTTCTTGCAA GCTCAGCCTGTCTCCCGCAAGGAACTCCAGTTGGTCGGTGTTACTGCGATGCTTCTGGCTGCAAAATATGAAGAGATCTATCCACCAAGTATTTTGGATTTTGTCTACATGACCGACCGAGCATACACACCGACTCAGATCCGGGCAACGGAGCAGAAGATCCTTAAGGAGCTTAACTTTGCCTTAGGAAGACCGCTACCACTCCACTTCCTGAGGCGAATAGCCAAAGTTTCTGAT GCATCTGCTGAATCGTACCTGCTAGCAAAGTACCTGATGGAACTGacccttttggactacaatatgGTGCATTATAATCCTTCAGAGGTTGCAGCTGCAGCAATTTGTCTGTCTCAGAAGGTCTTCTCAGAAGGCCAGTGG AACCCCAAGCTGTGCTATTATACTGGATATGAAGAGGAGAGTCTTACCCCTGTGATGGAGCACATGGCCAAGAATGTTGTCAGAGTCAACAGGAATCTAACAAAACACCTT GCTGTCAAGAACAAATATTCTAGCAGCAAATTCCTGAGGATCAGCACTATCCCTCAGCTGAACTCCAGCAGCATTAAAGACTTTGCAGCGCCTTTGCTGGGTGAAGCCAGGCAGCTGATGTGA
- the CCNB2 gene encoding G2/mitotic-specific cyclin-B2 isoform X2: MLNHLKKDMTVDHGKTRSLLNGSRGPLQEISNRMVTQRPKGFKDPNSFSMEVELCQAFSEMLRGNIEDIDAGDREDPQMCSDYVKDIYQYLRQLEVQQRVFPFYLDGTEINGRMRAILVDWLIQLHARFQLMQDTLYMCVAIIDRFLQAQPVSRKELQLVGVTAMLLAAKYEEIYPPSILDFVYMTDRAYTPTQIRATEQKILKELNFALGRPLPLHFLRRIAKVSDASAESYLLAKYLMELTLLDYNMVHYNPSEVAAAAICLSQKVFSEGQWNPKLCYYTGYEEESLTPVMEHMAKNVVRVNRNLTKHLAVKNKYSSSKFLRISTIPQLNSSSIKDFAAPLLGEARQLM, from the exons ATGCTAAACCATCTGAAGAAAGACATGACAGTAGATCATGGCAAGACCCGCAGCCTGTTGAATGGTTCACGGGGACCTTTGCAAGAAATCAGCAACAGGATGGTGACCCAAAGACCCAAAGGATTCAAG GATCCCAATTCATTCTCTATGGAAGTGGAATTGTGCCAAGCCTTTTCTGAGATGCTGCGGGGCAATATAGAAGATATTGATGCTGGTGACAGGGAGGACCCCCAGATGTGCAGTGACTACGTGAAGGATATCTACCAGTACCTGAGGCAACTGGAG GTCCAGCAGCGTGTCTTTCCCTTCTACCTTGATGGCACAGAGATCAATGGGCGGATGCGGGCCATTCTTGTTGACTGGCTGATCCAGCTCCATGCAAGGTTCCAACTTATGCAGGACACTCTCTACATGTGTGTGGCCATCATAGATCGCTTCTTGCAA GCTCAGCCTGTCTCCCGCAAGGAACTCCAGTTGGTCGGTGTTACTGCGATGCTTCTGGCTGCAAAATATGAAGAGATCTATCCACCAAGTATTTTGGATTTTGTCTACATGACCGACCGAGCATACACACCGACTCAGATCCGGGCAACGGAGCAGAAGATCCTTAAGGAGCTTAACTTTGCCTTAGGAAGACCGCTACCACTCCACTTCCTGAGGCGAATAGCCAAAGTTTCTGAT GCATCTGCTGAATCGTACCTGCTAGCAAAGTACCTGATGGAACTGacccttttggactacaatatgGTGCATTATAATCCTTCAGAGGTTGCAGCTGCAGCAATTTGTCTGTCTCAGAAGGTCTTCTCAGAAGGCCAGTGG AACCCCAAGCTGTGCTATTATACTGGATATGAAGAGGAGAGTCTTACCCCTGTGATGGAGCACATGGCCAAGAATGTTGTCAGAGTCAACAGGAATCTAACAAAACACCTT GCTGTCAAGAACAAATATTCTAGCAGCAAATTCCTGAGGATCAGCACTATCCCTCAGCTGAACTCCAGCAGCATTAAAGACTTTGCAGCGCCTTTGCTGGGTGAAGCCAGGCAGCTGATGTGA